In Dermacentor albipictus isolate Rhodes 1998 colony chromosome 6, USDA_Dalb.pri_finalv2, whole genome shotgun sequence, the following proteins share a genomic window:
- the Vps28 gene encoding vacuolar protein sorting-associated protein 28 homolog encodes MASFAALMSQTNNQEHRPELYEEVRLQRTSREREKYDNMADLYAVINTLQCLEKAYIKDCVTPKEYTAACSKLLVQYKAAFKQVQGPEFSTVEAFMAAFRLDCPAAMERIREDRPITIKDDKGNTSKCIADIVSLFITIIDKLRLEIKSMDELQPDLRELSETMSRLSLIPASFEGKAKVDEWLQTMSSMAASDELNESQVRQLIFDLESSYNAFNRILHNST; translated from the exons ATGGCTTCCTTCGCAGCTCTCATGTCGCAAACCAACAACCAAG AACACCGTCCTGAGTTGTACGAAGAAGTGCGCCTCCAAAGGACGTCACGGGAGCGCGAGAA GTACGATAACATGGCCGACTTGTATGCTGTAATCAACACCCTGCAGTGCCTAGAGAAGGCTTACATCAAAGACTGTGTTACACCAAAAGA GTACACTGCCGCTTGTTCAAAACTGCTGGTGCAGTACAAGGCAGCATTCAAGCAAGTACAAGGACCAGAATTCTCTACAGTTGAAGCCTTTATGGCTGCCTTTCGG CTGGACTGCCCTGCTGCCATGGAACGAATTCGTGAGGACAGGCCTATCACCATCAAGGATGACAAAGGCAACACAAGCAAATGCATTGCTGATATTGTGTCG CTTTTCATCACAATCATTGATAAGCTACGCCTGGAGATCAAATCTATGGATGAG CTCCAACCAGACCTGAGAGAGTTGAGTGAGACCATGAGTCGACTCAGTCTCATACCAGCCAGCTTTGAAGGGAAAGCCAAGGTAGATGAATG GCTGCAGACCATGTCGTCAATGGCTGCTTCGGATGAGCTGAATGAAAGTCAAGTGCGCCAACTCATCTTTGACTTGGAATCTTCGTACAATGCCTTCAACAGGATCCTGCACAACTCTACGTGA